Proteins from a genomic interval of Candidatus Margulisiibacteriota bacterium:
- the rho gene encoding transcription termination factor Rho, with product MDISELQKKTIPELFELAKELKIPNYRQFRKHDLVFKILEAKTQSNGLIFAKGVLEILPEGYGFLRTETYLPSADDIYVSQTQMRRFDLANGDLIQGQVRPPKEGEKYFSLLKIEAVNGQDPEKIRERVPFDAMTPIFPDQKIVLEYLGCPMSARLIDLMSPIGVGQRGMIVSPPKAGKTTVLKNIANSVSKNFPEFIIKVLLVDERPEEVTDMARSVNGEVISSTFDEPPENHIRVAELVLESAKRLVEANKNVVILLDSITRLARAYNLVTPPSGRTLSGGLDPTCLHRPKRFFGAARNIEGGGSLTILATALVETGSRMDDVIYEEFKGTGNMELHLNRKLSDRRIFPAIDVRMSGTRKEELLLTEDELRKVWLLRKVLDSFEGNEATEQLIDRLKEYKSNKQFLDSADVK from the coding sequence ATGGACATATCCGAGCTGCAAAAAAAGACGATACCGGAGCTTTTTGAACTGGCAAAGGAATTAAAAATACCCAACTACAGGCAGTTCAGAAAGCATGACCTCGTGTTCAAGATACTGGAGGCAAAGACACAGAGCAACGGCCTGATCTTTGCAAAAGGGGTGCTCGAAATCCTTCCCGAGGGCTACGGGTTCCTCAGGACAGAGACCTACCTTCCAAGCGCCGATGACATCTATGTTTCGCAGACACAGATGAGGAGGTTCGATCTTGCCAACGGCGACCTTATACAGGGCCAGGTGCGCCCGCCTAAAGAAGGGGAAAAATACTTCTCCCTATTAAAGATAGAGGCAGTTAACGGCCAGGACCCCGAAAAGATAAGGGAAAGAGTGCCTTTTGACGCGATGACCCCCATCTTTCCGGACCAAAAGATAGTTCTCGAATATCTGGGCTGCCCAATGTCCGCCAGGCTTATCGACCTGATGTCCCCCATCGGCGTCGGACAGAGGGGAATGATAGTGTCGCCCCCCAAGGCGGGAAAGACGACCGTGCTCAAGAATATCGCCAACAGTGTTTCCAAGAATTTCCCCGAGTTCATAATTAAGGTGCTTCTGGTGGACGAAAGGCCGGAGGAAGTCACCGATATGGCCCGGTCGGTCAACGGAGAAGTTATAAGCTCGACCTTTGACGAGCCGCCTGAAAACCACATCAGGGTTGCGGAACTGGTGCTGGAGAGCGCCAAACGCCTTGTAGAGGCCAACAAGAATGTGGTGATCCTTTTGGACAGCATAACCAGGCTTGCCAGGGCCTATAACCTGGTGACCCCTCCATCAGGAAGGACCCTGTCCGGAGGCCTTGACCCTACCTGTCTGCACAGGCCAAAGAGGTTTTTTGGAGCCGCCAGGAACATAGAAGGCGGAGGCAGCCTGACGATACTTGCGACCGCGCTGGTAGAAACAGGCAGCAGGATGGACGATGTCATTTATGAGGAATTCAAGGGCACGGGCAATATGGAGCTGCATCTAAACAGGAAACTTTCCGACAGAAGGATCTTCCCGGCGATAGATGTGCGGATGTCCGGAACAAGAAAAGAAGAGCTGCTGCTGACAGAGGACGAGTTAAGAAAGGTCTGGCTGCTGAGGAAAGTGCTTGACAGTTTCGAAGGCAACGAAGCAACGGAGCAGCTCATAGACAGGCTAAAAGAGTACAAGTCCAACAAACAGTTCCTTGACTCTGCGGATGTTAAATGA